In a genomic window of Melitaea cinxia chromosome 25, ilMelCinx1.1, whole genome shotgun sequence:
- the LOC123666012 gene encoding zinc finger protein 649-like, translating to MNYPETKSYRRDTQRVHDPRRPQCSLCGAAVPAAGRAEHARRHVRALAAPRARAAPALLLACAQCEATFPSRAKLQNHVKRIHLGLKYNKNIVCEICGKNCTSNATLRYHQRRHTGEKPFPCDKCAARFISREQLRIHARTHSGERPYGCALCGQRFSQKPALNRHYRVSALHTDR from the exons atgaattatCCAGAGACTAAATCGTATCGAAGAGATACACAGCGAGTCCACGATCCCCGCAGGCCGCAGTGCTCGCTGTGCGGCGCGGCGGTGCCGGCGGCGGGGCGCGCGGAGCACGCGCGGCGGCACGTGCGCGCGCTGGCGGCGccgcgcgcccgcgccgcgcccgcgctgcTGCTGGCCTGCGCGCAG TGTGAAGCCACATTCCCTAGTCGAGCTAAACTACAGAACCACGTCAAGAGGATACATCTGGGTTTGAAGTACAACAAGAATATCGTATGTGAAATATGTGGGAAGAATTGTACC TCGAACGCGACGCTGCGCTACCACCAGCGCCGCCACACCGGCGAGAAGCCCTTCCCCTGCGACAAGTGCGCCGCGCGCTTCATCAGCCGCGAGCAGCTGCGCATCCACGCGCGCACGCACTCCGGCGAGCGGCCCTACGGCTGCGCGCTCTGCGGGCAGCGGTTCAGTCAGAAGCCCGCGCTCAACAGGCACTACCGGGTGAGCGCTCTACACACAGACAGATAA